One Coffea eugenioides isolate CCC68of chromosome 2, Ceug_1.0, whole genome shotgun sequence genomic window, TAACCTTCTTTTCTTCTCATAGTTGGAGTAGTGACTTTTATTGGGGACTTTGCAGCTCATTACAGATGTAAACATAGCTGTTGCAGTGGAAGCTGTCCAAGCAATTGGAAATCTTGCAAGTGGATTAAGAACACATTTTTCAGGGAACTCTCGCCTTCTTTTGCCTGTTTTGCTGGTAATTTTCATCCTATGATACTAGAACTTGCATGGTGAACTGTCAGGGTTTGCTTGTTCAATCATCTAAGCAACCTTTGTAGTTTTAGTGGAAAAATGTTCTTATGTTACAACATTTTAATTATAGTCCTTTTTGTCTGGATAAATTGATCCTGAAATAGATGGTCTTGCATCTGGTATGGGAATGCAGCCAAATGTTTAGGTACACATATTAAAGTATgtctgtttattttgttgaagttATATAATAGAAGAATCTcttttttggtttatatagCTGAAATAGGTATTTGATTAACTGAGGCTAAAATACCTGGGAGTTAGCCTGCCATACTTGACAGTTACGCTATCACAGTTCCTATGTTTATGCTCATTAATCCTATGTTGTAAAGTGGGTTTCTGTTAGGACTAGTAAGGTGCAAGAGCTCCATCTAAGTAAATCTACCCAACTAACATTTTACCAGGCCCAATACTTTTTAAATAACAGCACCCATGTCATATCCTGCGCACAAAAGTACTTTGCGGTTGAAGTACCTTGTAAGGATGGTGTTTACAACTTGAGTTTTGAAATATTGTGTTagacaattaaaatgaatgttGGGACAGCAAAAATTTCTGCAAGGTTGCAGTCTTATAAATACACCATAAACATTGCAGTTTTAGTCAGAAAAGTTGTTTTGTCTTTTTGGTCTCCACTCGTGCTAGTGAACTTCTTGTCTATTTGGTCCATACATCATGGCCTAGGGTTTTGACTTTAATATTACTAATCTTATGCATTATTTGTTTTCCAGGAAAAACTGAAGGAGAAAAAACCTGCTTTGGCAGAGTCTCTTACTCAAACACTCCAGGAAATGCACAAATCAGGGTGCTTAAATCTTGCTGATATTGTTGAAGGCAGGTTTTGTTTCTatacgagggtttatttaatgTTTGTGTATGATGTGTTCCACAATATTTGATATAATATTGAAAGTTTGTTTTCAtgatgattttgattttttatgtGCAGCTTATGTATACTTGTCTTTTTTTGcttggatttctttttcttgttttgtggaATTGCAGATGTTTGTCACATGAGTGATTGTCTTTATGAGTAGTTTAGACAAGCAAGTTCATACCTTGCTGTTGGATAACCTATTACTTGAACGCATTAATATTGGCTTATACTATTGAATGGGTTGAGTAGAACTTGTTCTTAGCACGGAAAAGGGCACTGCACTCAAGTTTTGCATTTTTGTGGGCTCAGCAAGTGCAGGTAGCCCTTTTTTTATGTTGGTTATCAGTTGCAGAAAGATGTGATTTAACTTCAACTGAACAAGTATACAATTTTGGATTAtcattttttcatatatatatatatatatatatatatatatatacatacctTTGCCGAAATACTGAGCAGAAATATGAGATTCAATTTCAACTAAACAATTTTTACTTTTGTATGTTTATTTTCTTATGGTTTGGGGGTGGGGTTGAAGATCAGATTTGCTTCTTCGTCCTCTCTCTGTTTTTTATACTTGGTTTCATTTCTGGTGCTTCTGAAGGCTTATCCTAATCAAAGACCGTTGTTGTTGCAGATGTTAAGGTTGCTGTTAAGAATAAAGTACCCCTTGTGCGGTCTTTGACTTTGAACTGGGTTACATTTTGCATTGAGACAAGCAATAAAGCTGTAATCCTCAAAGTACACAAGGAGTATGTGCCAATATGCATGGAGGTAAGCATACAGTTTGATCAAAATACCACCATATATATGATGTTGTTTTGTGTCACTTCTCGTATACAAGTACTTAAGAAAAATGTTTCATGCTACTTTGTGCTTTGTGAAATAATTTGGATGCTTTGATTACATTTCCCTATTTGACTTGTTGGCACAAGTTGGAGACTTGCATTTGAAAGTGAATATTAGATTTTCTAAAacttgaagaaaggaaaatcaagttGATGCGAGGAGCGATGTTGTTATACTTTATTTCTGGAATTTCATTCTTTAGGTTACTGTACCATAATAACATGTTgatctttatttttttggggtgtAAATTTTTCATGCATGTTCTGAATCATATTAGTATGTAATTGGATGGTTTTCAGATTTTAATCATGCTGTTGCAGAGTGTTACCATTTCCACAATGATGGTTTTTCTATGATGCTGGCATCTTTTCCTTTCCTGTGCTAATGTCTGATGATTTGATCAATATTATCTTGTAATCCATCCCTTTGGAAAATGATTTGGCTGTTGCAGTCACTAAAAGATGGGACACCTGAAGTTAGAGATGCCGCTTTCTCAGCTTTGACGGCGATAGCTAAGGTAATTTTTCCTGTTCCATTCAATTCCTTTATGTTAAGCTAATTGACTGCTTGATGCTTGTCTACTGTGAATGTGGCCACGGTCATTTGTCTCTTCTCATTATTTCTTTTGTAGTCTGTGGGCATGAGACCCTTGGAAAAGTCGCTCGAAAAACTTGATGATGTCAGGAAAAAGAAGCTTACAGAAATGATTGGTGGCTCTGGAGGTGGTCCAGCAGTAGTTTCCAGTTCAGGTATGAAGTGATTGTTTTGATTTGTATGCATTTGTTTATAACGTGCTTGTTCTAAACCACTCAAAAGTTCTTTTCTTTGTTATGTGTCTTAACATGCATTTATGACAGGTGCAATTCAAGCTTCAGTAGGAAGTTCGTCTTCCTTGGAGGTGAATATTTTGTCCTTTTGTTGATGCTGTTGGAtgttcttgtttgtttttaTCATTTAGGATCTATCTATACGAGATAAATAGTATGAATGTATACGAACGAATATAtgcaaattttttgaaattaatgaTGTGATATGTATTCTGCTTGGGAGCTCCAATTTTGGTTCATAAAATCAGGTTTCTCTTGCCTACTGAGTCGTGATTTATTCAAATTGCCTTGGAATGCTTCTTGCTATTAACTCTCCTATTTAGGCTGTCATTGTATTTTGATACATCTTGGTCGGATAGTTTAAAAATAGGATATGTTCTCATTGGGAAGGAGATGGTTTTATAGGGGTAGTTAATGACTCACCTGAAGCCTTTGGGAGGCTTTGGAATGAGTTCTTTGGATAGTGGAAAGCCAATCAAACTACAAAAGATTCTGAGTTTAAATGACCATGGGTAGTTCCAGCCAGGGAATTGATAATGtttattttaacaaaaattcttttagcttttatttttgttgacaTTTGTTTCAAACAGATTTGTTACTGTTTGTGTATAGTTGACTTGGATATTTGTACATGGGCATGCTTTTTGGCTGTTAGACCATATTTGGCAGTCACTCATGGACAgtattcccccccccccccacacacacacacacacatatatatatatgtatttatgtATGTACTTAATGTACACacacatgtatatatatttgtgtgtgtatttatatttatatttatatatatatttgcagTTGTAAGTTGATGGTCTCTTGCAGGTTTCAGACGGATCATTTGCTAGGAAATCTGCAGCAAGCATGCTGAGTGGGAAGAAACCTGTTCAGGCAGCTGTAAGTATTGTATGTTGCAATCATGTACTTACACACTGTGCATTGtttttactttttcctttgGCAAATTTATCTTGCTTCCAGCACATTTTTTGACTTGAAGTTCAATGTTTCAGCCTGCTAATAAGAAAGCAGCATCAACTAAATCGGGTGTTAACAAAAAGGGGGATGGATCTGGGCATGCAAAAGTTTCAAAGCCTGCAGAAACTGAAGATGTTGAGGTCTAGTTATTTTTTAGCAATTTGATAATTGGAATGCATAACTGGTGTTTCTTTTTGGCATTGCTGTACAAAGTTGTTGAATTTCTTGTGTTGCATTCTCAGCCAGCTGAAATGAGTCTTGAAGAAGTTGAAGAGAAATTGGGTTCCCTAATTCAAGCAGATACTACATCTCAATTGAAAAGTACTGTGTGGAAAGAGCGGCTGGAAggtactttttatttttttccttaaaaaatgaAAGAACGTAGTTTCCCCTTTGAAATCAATTCTTGAAGTTCGTTCATAGAGCAGAAAGCAGTGTTTAATATTTGAGGTTTGGAGAACAAAAGCGAATGATACTTGCATCTGTAATGGTTATTGGTAATTCTTCATCTACTAATGGCCGTTGTCACCAGTGCCATTGTCTATTTAGATTGCTCATTTTCATACCAAGCATCTTGTGAGCAGTGGCTGGGAACAGATATTGTACCTTCTGTCAATATATTGACCTGCCATGTCTGATTTTAAGACATTGAAAGTTATTTGGAAACGAGGGGAAGTGTGTGTACTTCACAGTTAACAATCTTGGAGGTTTTTCACCTTGTGATGTAAAATCATTTAATgattgatgagagagagagtgtgagtgagagagagagtgtgagtgagagagagagagtccaTGCTCCATTTACTGTTGTCGTACATTTTTTGTGCTAGGTTTGTGTAGTTGTGAGGTACCAGATCTGCCACTGTGACTATGGGTGGTGTTTACTTGTTGAGCTTAGAATATTGGGCGAATCCTAACAACAATGACTGGATATTCATAGAGACCATGATGACCATAATCTTAAGAGTTGAGTGGTTTAATAGTATGTGCTTTTCAGTTTCTTTCTGATCCCTGTCTATCAAGCTCATACTTGTTCTAGTCAAAACTTATGAACTTGTTACAGTGCATTTAGTTTTTTTAAGCAGTTAGGAACTATAAGTAGTGGTATGTGCTTTATGGTGCTTCATTTATGATGTTACCCAgttaaatttttttcccttcccaTTGCAGCTATTGGCTCTTTCAAGGAACAGGTTGAAGCAATACAAGAACTTGATCCATCAGTGGAGATTTTGGTACGTTTGCTTTGTGCTGTTCCAGGCTGGGGCGAGAAAAATGTTCAGGTACTCCTATTCTATGCTCTTTAAAGTCTCATAAGAATGTAAAGTTTATTGTGAGTTCCATCCGGATGGATAAGCTGATTCCTTGTTTCCCTCTGACAACTGCAGGTTCAGCAGCAGGTTATTGAGGTTATTACTCATATTGCTTCAACTGcttcaaagtttccaaaaaaatgtgTCATGCTATGCCTTCTAGGTGAGTtgctttttttaattaattttagtCTCTAATACACACACATGTGCACACTTGGTATCTGGTTTTGTTATGGGAAATGTATTTTTGGCTGACAGGTATTAGTGAAAGAGTTGCTGATATAAAGACAAGAGCTCATGCAATGAAGTGTCTTTCTACTTTTTGTGAAGCTGTTGGTCCGGGCTTTGTTTTCCAGAGAGTAAGCCCTGTTTCCATAACTGGTTTCAGACTTTGAATGTATTGTACGTATTATACATTTATGATAATTGGTATGGTAAGGGACAAATGAGAGCTGGTGATGTTCTTCTCAATCTGCATTTTGTTGTAGGAAGCCTTTTATTCTGTCCAGTAAATCTAACAGGATTTGccagaaaatttttttcctacaGCACTTTCACAACTGATCATTTACTTTCTGTGAAGTTCTCTGGTTGATCTTGCAAGTTGGGAAGACTCTATTCTTAGATTTTACCTTCTATTAACTGTCTTTCTGTTCTGTTTGGCACTCATTTTTTGACAGTTGGGTTTACTCATCATCTGATACTGTTggcatttgtttttttttcagctaTACAAGATCATGAAAGAGCATAAGAATCCTAAAGTTCTTAGCGAAGGGATTCTGTGGATGGTTTCTGCAGTTGATGACTTCGGAACCTCACATTTGGTTCTGAAGGTCTGTAGTGCTTTTTGGAAGTTGTCTACTTTGTAATGATTTTTGGTCTTATCGTTAGTATAGAAATGAAGTTCCTTTACTTTGGTTACCTAAAGTTACTTTTTATGTTCTTCATCTTTTGCAGGATCTGATAGATTTCTGTAAAGATATTGGGTTACAATCTAGTACTGCTGCCACTAGAAATTCAACTATTAAACTCGTTGGTACATTGCACAAGTATGTCGGTCCAGGTAAATTTTCTGCTTTCTGAAGTTATTGAAACTTTTTAATGTTTGCAGAAGATATAATGCACCTTCCATGCAGGTATTAAAGGATTTCTATCTGATGTAAAACCTGCTCTTCTCACTGCACTTGATGCAGAGTATGAAAAAAATCCATACGAGGTACAGTTGGCTCGGGGATGGTTCTCTTTCGTGTTACATTCATTCCCTTATTTTATCTTTTAGTTATAGTCTTCAGGAGTCTAATCTGCAGCACCTATAAGAACCGTTAATCTTTGAGTTCTAATTTGTAGGAGTCTGCAGCACCTAAAAGAACTGTTAAGGCAGCAGAGTCCATGTCATCGTCCTCAGGTGGTGGGCTAGATAGCCTTCCACGTGAAGATATTAGTGGTAAGATCACACCTGTTCTGCTCAAGGGCTTGGAAAGTACAGATTGGAAGGTATGACATATACACCTTAAGTTCTGTCTTGAACCATTTTTTGGAATATGCAATTAAGTAGTAATTGATTTATTCGGATTCCAGATACGACTTGAATCTATCGAAACTGTGAATAAAATCATTGAAGAGGCTAATAAGCGTATTCAACCAACTGGAACCGGTAATCATTTTTCCGTGTACGTTGAGGTGGGGTTGATTTGCACTTTAGCAgctcattttattttataactTTTTCCTTGGCATTTTTGATAGGGGAGCTATTTGGGGCTCTTAGAGGCCGGCTATATGATAGCAACAAGAATCTAATAATAGCAACTTTGTCTACTATTGGCGGTGTTGCATCTGCTATGGGAGCAGCTGTAGACAAGTCAAGCAAGGTTGGGGCTGTGTCCTATTTTGATTTTCATGCAAGCTCGCTTTTTTGATGATCATATCGTGAAGACATTGTTTTTTGCAGGGGATTCTGTCAGATGTTTTGAAATGCCTGGGTGACAATAAAAAGCATACGCGGGAATGCACTTTGAGCACTTTAGATTCTTGGCTAGCTGCTGTTCATCTTGAGAAAATGGTTCTTCCCTTTTGCTTTCTATGATATTTCTGTTGCCAAAATTGTTTCTAGGTTCTTGATGTGTTGCTTCTTCAGATTCCTTATATTACAACTGCAATAACGGACGCTAAACTTGGTGCGGAAGGTCGCAAGGATCTTTTTGATTGGTTGTCCAAACAACTGAATGTGTTAGTTAACTTCCCTGATGCCACACAGCTGCTAAAGCCTGTGGCTTCTTCTATGACGGTATTTTCTTAATGGCATTTTACATTTACCTTAATATACTTTatgtttttattttagaaaattaagtcTGCGTGCAACTGCAATGAAAATTTGTTTCTCTTGGTGTAGGATAAATCAGCTGATGTTCGACATTCAGCAGAAGCGTGCTTTGCTGAAATTCTCAGGATCTGTGGGCATGAAGTGGTTGGTGTTGCAAATCTTGTCTGCTCTTTCGGGTTATTGatatttatttatccacttaGACCTTTCCTACATTATCCCATTTAGGTGAGCAAGAATTTGAGAGATATACAAGGACCTGCTTTAGCAATTGTTTTGGAAAGGTTGAAGCCATATGGAGGTCTTCATGGTATTCTCCAATACAATAGCTTTAATATTTTTCCTGCTGATTTGTGGATTCCCCAGTTACCTCTTTCCTTATGGGAGTTATTCTTATTTGCTTAGAATCTGTTGATATTTGCGTTTTTAAGCTAAAAGCTTTTTAAGGTGCCTCTTGTTTGGTTGTGTTCTCCTTCAAGCGTATTTCTACTTCAAAATGTTGATTTGGGAAAGAATTCTTGGTTCCTTTTGCATTATGGCttttatttttctgaattttcaagacaaaagtacattttacttttattttgtttttaagaaatttgaagaaattttggaaaattttaagCAAAGATATATCTTTTACTTCTGTTGTTGATTTTTAATTCCCAGAAACGTTTGAATCTGGAAGAGTTTCTGCTGCATCAAAAGGCAGCTCAAAGATCGGAAAGTCAAACGGCTATGGTGATCGTCCAACTAGACATGGAAGCAAAGCTAATTCTTCAGTATGTTTTCTGTATAGTTGAATTGCATAATAGGGTggaatatataaatttaattaaCCGTTTCTTGGTTTCCTTAGAGAGCTATCCCAACAAAAGGCCCAAGGCAAGAGTCCCTTATGTCTGTTCAAGACATTGGTGTCCAGTCACAGGCTTTGCTTAATGTCAAGGATTCAAACAAGGTATCTCTCAATTCATTTTTGAAGTCTAAATTTTAAGATTTAGCTGCTCTTGACATCAATATTTGCACAGGATGATAGAGAGAGAATAGTTGTCCGCAGATATAAGTTTGAGGAGATACGGTCAGAACAGATGCAAGATCTTGAGGTTTGTTGTAGTCAAACATTTACCGACTGTAACGAGTTTTTTCTTCAGTATTGTCTATCTGTCATCAAGGTGCTTGCACTCACTAGTATTCCTATTCAACAGAATGACGTTATGAGGTTCTTTAGAGAGGATTTGCACAGGAGGCTTCTAAGTACAGACTTTAAGAAGCAAGTTGATGGGATTGAGATGCTGCAGAAGGTGCATTACTTGTCAGACCTTGTGGTATGTAGTGTTTGGATTGCCTTCTTACTGTTTGTCTTTTAAACTTTCAGGCGCTCCCATCCATTGGAAAAGATATAATAGAAGTTTTAGATGTGCTCTTGAAGTGGTTTGTTATGAGAATATGCGAGTCAAACACTTCATGCCTGCTCAAGGTGTTTTTTCACCCATTTCTTGCCAATTAAAGCATATTGTCATAACATTAatgatttttgctttttcctatCTCCTGGGAGTCACTTTTGAAGAATTATTCAATAGGTGCTGGAATTTCTTCATGAACTTTTTGACATGTTGAAGAATGAGGGGTACATCATGACTGAAGCAGAGGCTGCAATTTTTCTTCCCTGTTTGATTGAAAAGGTTTTGCCACATGACCTGCTATGTTTAAATTATTATGTTTGCCTGTCTTGTGGTGGTGCCAACATGCTTTTCTGCCTATCAAATGGTAAAAAAATTTATATCTATGTTTTTTTGAAAAGAGGCTACTAATATTGATTGTAAAAGTAACTTTTGGGTGCTTAACTGCATTTGGAGTTAGGTGCGCTTTGTTTTGGTATATTTGACCTGTGGAATTTAGTCCTTGCCATGTAGCAACTTTGTGGTGTATGCTGTGAGCTTTATATTCTGCGAGTTTATTTCTGCCTACCAAGTGGTGTTTCTTGATACATTATTCGTTATTCATTCCCTGGAAGATACATGTTCTCAGATAGATTTGTGTTTTCTGCAGTCTGGACATAACATAGCACAAGTACGAGAAAAGATGCGGGAGTTAATTAAGCAAATAATCCTTACATACTCTGCAGCAAAAACATTTCCATATATTCAGGAGGGCTTACGGTCTAGAAATAATCGAACTCGAATAGAGTGTGTTGATCTTGTTGGTTTCTTACTTGAAAACCATGTTTCAGAGGTAAAGTCATTATATATCTTAAGCTTCTGTTCCTTTGGTTTTGCTTTGAAGAATGCTtagtcctttcttctttttcttccagATTTGGGGACATCTGAAGTCGTTGCAATCAGTTGCAAGCTTAACATCGGAACGAGATGGTGATATTAGGAATGCTGCTT contains:
- the LOC113761265 gene encoding protein MOR1 isoform X2 — its product is MSEDEKLLKEAKKLPWEDRLMHKNWKVRNDANIDLAAVCDSISDPKDPRLREFGPFFKKTVADSNAPVQEKALDALIAFLKAADADAARYAKEVCDVIVAKCMTGRPKTVEKSQTAFMLWVELEAVEQFLDAMEKAIKNKVAKAVVPAIDVMFQALSEFGSKIVPPKRILKMLPELFDHQDQNVRASSKGLTLELCRWIGKDAVKSILLEKMRDTMKKELEAELVNVTGTAKPTRKIRSEQDKEPEHEAASEAVISGPSEEAAAEVHQEIDEYELVDPVDILTPLEKSGFWDGVKAAKWSVRKEAVAELTKLASSKRIAPGDFTEICRTLKKLITDVNIAVAVEAVQAIGNLASGLRTHFSGNSRLLLPVLLEKLKEKKPALAESLTQTLQEMHKSGCLNLADIVEDVKVAVKNKVPLVRSLTLNWVTFCIETSNKAVILKVHKEYVPICMESLKDGTPEVRDAAFSALTAIAKSVGMRPLEKSLEKLDDVRKKKLTEMIGGSGGGPAVVSSSGAIQASVGSSSSLEVSDGSFARKSAASMLSGKKPVQAAPANKKAASTKSGVNKKGDGSGHAKVSKPAETEDVEPAEMSLEEVEEKLGSLIQADTTSQLKSTVWKERLEAIGSFKEQVEAIQELDPSVEILVRLLCAVPGWGEKNVQVQQQVIEVITHIASTASKFPKKCVMLCLLGISERVADIKTRAHAMKCLSTFCEAVGPGFVFQRLYKIMKEHKNPKVLSEGILWMVSAVDDFGTSHLVLKDLIDFCKDIGLQSSTAATRNSTIKLVGTLHKYVGPGIKGFLSDVKPALLTALDAEYEKNPYEESAAPKRTVKAAESMSSSSGGGLDSLPREDISGKITPVLLKGLESTDWKIRLESIETVNKIIEEANKRIQPTGTGELFGALRGRLYDSNKNLIIATLSTIGGVASAMGAAVDKSSKGILSDVLKCLGDNKKHTRECTLSTLDSWLAAVHLEKMIPYITTAITDAKLGAEGRKDLFDWLSKQLNVLVNFPDATQLLKPVASSMTDKSADVRHSAEACFAEILRICGHEVVSKNLRDIQGPALAIVLERLKPYGGLHETFESGRVSAASKGSSKIGKSNGYGDRPTRHGSKANSSRAIPTKGPRQESLMSVQDIGVQSQALLNVKDSNKDDRERIVVRRYKFEEIRSEQMQDLENDVMRFFREDLHRRLLSTDFKKQVDGIEMLQKALPSIGKDIIEVLDVLLKWFVMRICESNTSCLLKVLEFLHELFDMLKNEGYIMTEAEAAIFLPCLIEKSGHNIAQVREKMRELIKQIILTYSAAKTFPYIQEGLRSRNNRTRIECVDLVGFLLENHVSEIWGHLKSLQSVASLTSERDGDIRNAALITLATGYKILGDDIWKFVGKLTEAQRSMLDERFKRKAREMDKRKEGKPGEIRAVLRRSVRDNGLDLAEQSGEVSRSTVGPLSNSYSHLEFQMDRAPIPRTVPGTVGPTDWNEALDIISYGSPEQSVEGMKVVCHELAQATSDPEGSAMDDVVKDADRLVSCLANKVAKTFDFSLTGASSRSCKYVLNTLMQTFQNRRLAHAVKESTLDSLITELLLWLLDERVPRMDDGSQLLKALNVLMLKILDNADRTSSFVVLINLLRPLDPSRWPSPAINESLAIRNQKFSDLVVKCLIKLTKVLQSTIYEVDLDRILQSIHIYLQELGMEEIRKRAGADDKPLRMVKTVLHELVKLRGTAIKGHLSMVPIDMEPQPIILAYIDLNLQTLAAARMLSPSGPVGQTHWGDSTANNPAPATHSADAQLKQELAAIFKKIGDKQTCTIGLYELYRITQLYPKVDIFAQLQNASEAFRTYIRDGLAQMEKTTAAGRTPSSVPLSTPPPAALNLSSPKFGALSPVNTNPLSEAKSMNTKLEATNFSLPPSYAEDDRGSNPALSRGPRFDQSDSRHQSGDQRNDRLPSGVTSGALDAIRERMKSIQLAAAAGNQEPANKPVIAVNGNLGHPLPNQFPLATEHASIENSMPGGVLPMDEKALSGLQARMERLKSGSIEPL